Proteins encoded by one window of Nicotiana tabacum cultivar K326 chromosome 10, ASM71507v2, whole genome shotgun sequence:
- the LOC142165051 gene encoding uncharacterized protein LOC142165051 yields MQKGRVIAYASIHLKKHEQNYLTHDLEMAAERDLNLRQHRWMELLKDYDYSILYHPGKANVVADASSRKSMGSLAHIAPAKRLLAKDIQRLEDIGIIFSVQNSEALLACAQAKSSLVERIKATRYEDERLCKYRDEVLAGKSKDMIVESDGVLRMGDRLCVADVDGLRHAILEEAHNSKYTIHPGSAKMYHDLKQFYWWEGMKKDVANLFLVI; encoded by the exons ATGCAAAAAGGTcgtgttattgcttatgcttcgataCATTTGAAAAAGCACGAGCAAAACTATCTTacacatgatttggagatggctGCAGAA AGAGATCTAAATCTTCGGCAGCATCGTTGGATGGAACTACTCAAAGACTATGATTattctattttgtatcatcctggaaaagccaatgtggtggctgatgcgtCAAGTAGAAaatctatggggagtttggcacatATAGCCCCTGCAAAGAGACTTTTGGCCAAAGATATTCAGAGACTAGAAGATATAGGTATCATATTTAGTGTCCAAAATTCAGAGGCATTGTTGGCTTGTGCTCAGGCTAAGTCTTCATTGGTTGAGCGCATTAAGGCCACCCGATATGAGGATGAACGATTATGTAAATACAGAGATGAGGTCTTAGCTGGTAAAAGCAAGGATATGATTGTTGAAAGTGATGGTGTTCTTCGAATGGGTGACAGGCTATGTGTAGCAGACGTAGATGGGTTGAGACATGctattcttgaagaagcccacaaCTCTAAATACACTATACATCCTGGATCCGCAAAAATGTACCATGACCTGAAGCAATTTTATTGGTGGGAAggtatgaagaaagatgttgctaacTTGTTTCTAGTTATTTga